The window AGTTTTGGAGCCACTCCTGCTTGTAATAGGTGTTAACATAGGAAAATTCTCCAGGATCAAATCTGGGCTAACTTGCTTTTTGCCTTTATCCACCGTACTTATTAATGTGTTCCCTGCATCCATTTTAATTTGGTTCTGAGTATGCTCCTGAATCTCCACTGGTAGGCAAGGTTGGATTTTCTCTTGTACTGTAACAGTTTGATTCAGATTTATTATGTTGCCACCTTCATTCATCACACCTTCTTTGTTCCCAGCTTCAGGTATCATAGGCTCCTTAGTTCTCCATTCATATGTAACTTTTtttgtttctcttcttctctttggcTACTCTCCCTGCTACTTTCTCAGGCCTTGTTGATTGTGACATACATGACCAATGGTCTGACACTTGTCACAATAGCTTAGTTTCCATTCATATACCAATTCTTGCTGAAATTTCCTGCCCCTGGGATCCAAAACAGTAATCTCTATAGGCAAGGTTCTTGTCACATTGACTTCAATCAGCATCCTTGCATAGGAGATTCTTGTTTTCTTGGTGGTGCATTCATTTGCAAATAGAGGCTTCCCAATTGCACTGGCAATTTTGCTTAGTGCTTCACTACCCCAGCAACTCATGGGCAGTTTAGGAAAGATCACCCATAGAGGTATGTCACTAAGGAATTCTTTGGTTAAATCAAATTCTGGTGTCCATGGTTTGAGATTTATTGGCCTATTTCTGATAGTGCGAGAACCAGTATAGAATACTTTGTGCATGTCTGTTACTGTCTGAAACTTAATCACATAATACCCTTCATCATGGAGGAATAGGTCTGGTTAAGCAACATCAAGCCAATGTTGAGGAATATAACGCCTCATAGCATTATACCCAGGGTTATCTCCAATGATGTAGACTATTAACGCAACATTCCATTTCTCTTCCGCCTCTTCCACATCTTGGAGATCTAGTTTTACCACAGTTTGGCCATCCACAATCTGAGGTGGAATATATCTGAGTGTCATTCCATGAGTGGCTACACGGTTTTGCTGAAACAATTTGGCCCATGCTTGTGGTTCAACCCTTCGCTCTGCAGGATTCATCTCTTTAGGGTTCTCAGTCAGATTTGCAATCACATTAGGGGTTACAGGGGGGTCAATTTTATCTGTGTTATGCTCAT is drawn from Nicotiana tomentosiformis chromosome 12, ASM39032v3, whole genome shotgun sequence and contains these coding sequences:
- the LOC138902817 gene encoding uncharacterized protein — protein: MHKVFYTGSRTIRNRPINLKPWTPEFDLTKEFLSDIPLWVIFPKLPMSCWGSEALSKIASAIGKPLFANECTTKKTRISYARMLIEVNVTRTLPIEITVLDPRGRKFQQELVYEWKLSYCDKCQTIGHVCHNQQGLRK